The Armatimonadota bacterium genome includes a region encoding these proteins:
- a CDS encoding TlpA family protein disulfide reductase — translation MRRFSRLLPLALVACALPSLSSADLGPGMPAPKLDVKTWYKGKPVKEFEPGKTYVVEFWATWCGPCRESIPHLSEMAKKNKDVTFIGVSIWEDDVDGNIAKFVADMGPKMDYNVGYSGNKEGMSQSWMSAAGQNGIPSAFIVKDGKVMWIGHPMSMDKPLEEVKAGTFDVDAFKAKFEKSAAANRKMMAVQQEIGAITKLFDDGKREDAKTKLDDLVAKNPDQANTAKMIRFGWLAKEDAGAWKKSAQELADKKDEESIMALCSFAIRQVKGTSAEVDQGRYALDLAVKAGDEKNMMVYQYAAYFHTQLKDYKSALEAVTKVQSLIPTSELKDNEQFKAAIEKQKKDLEAKAKGSG, via the coding sequence ATGCGACGTTTTAGCCGTCTTCTTCCGCTCGCGCTCGTGGCGTGCGCCTTGCCGAGCCTGTCCTCGGCCGACCTCGGCCCCGGAATGCCGGCACCGAAACTCGACGTCAAGACTTGGTACAAGGGCAAACCCGTCAAGGAGTTCGAGCCCGGGAAGACCTATGTCGTGGAGTTTTGGGCGACCTGGTGCGGTCCCTGCCGCGAGTCCATCCCCCATCTCAGTGAGATGGCGAAGAAGAACAAGGATGTCACGTTCATCGGCGTCAGCATCTGGGAAGACGACGTCGACGGCAACATTGCGAAGTTCGTGGCCGACATGGGTCCCAAAATGGACTACAACGTCGGTTACTCGGGCAACAAGGAAGGCATGTCCCAGTCGTGGATGTCTGCTGCAGGTCAGAACGGGATCCCCAGCGCCTTCATCGTCAAGGACGGGAAGGTCATGTGGATCGGCCATCCGATGAGCATGGACAAGCCGCTCGAAGAGGTGAAAGCGGGCACGTTCGACGTGGACGCGTTCAAAGCCAAGTTCGAGAAATCGGCCGCCGCCAACCGGAAAATGATGGCGGTCCAGCAGGAGATCGGCGCGATCACGAAGTTGTTCGACGACGGCAAGCGGGAAGACGCTAAGACCAAGCTCGACGACCTCGTGGCCAAGAACCCGGACCAGGCGAACACCGCCAAGATGATCCGCTTCGGCTGGCTCGCCAAAGAGGACGCCGGCGCATGGAAGAAGTCGGCGCAGGAACTGGCCGACAAGAAGGACGAAGAGTCGATCATGGCGCTCTGCAGTTTCGCCATCCGCCAAGTGAAGGGCACGTCCGCCGAAGTCGACCAGGGCCGGTACGCCCTCGATCTGGCCGTGAAGGCGGGCGACGAGAAGAACATGATGGTCTACCAGTACGCGGCCTACTTCCACACCCAGCTCAAGGACTACAAGTCAGCGCTGGAAGCCGTGACCAAAGTGCAGTCACTGATCCCGACCAGCGAACTCAAGGACAACGAGCAGTTCAAGGCCGCGATCGAAAAGCAGAAGAAGGATCTCGAAGCGAAGGCCAAAGGCTCGGGCTAG
- a CDS encoding substrate-binding domain-containing protein, whose translation MRRSFVLALFATLALAGCSGGGEGTARDGGGGGSMAGGKTVQVYLLPKQKGVPYFTSCSEGAEEAAKELGGVEVHYDGPTDGSPEKAAAMIQKWALKGADVIAVSVNDPAVLGPALKEARDKGVKVITWDADADASSRDYFVNQATAEQIGFGLVDTMAKDIGEAGGDVAIVTARLTAANQNEWMKHMKVRLEKYPNLKLVATKASNEDQKLAFEVTTDLMKAYPNLKGVFAISSVAFPGAAEAVKQAGKAGQVMVTGLSTPNDMRAFVKDGTVKSVLLWNTKDLGFLTVEVAKALATGELKPGATEFDSKRLGKRAVKGDNVLLGDPMVFTKENIDRFQF comes from the coding sequence ATGCGACGCAGTTTCGTCCTCGCCCTTTTCGCGACCCTTGCCCTGGCCGGTTGTTCAGGCGGAGGCGAAGGCACCGCTCGCGACGGTGGGGGCGGAGGCTCAATGGCAGGCGGCAAGACGGTCCAGGTCTATCTCTTGCCGAAACAGAAAGGTGTGCCCTACTTTACGTCGTGCTCGGAAGGGGCGGAAGAGGCGGCGAAGGAACTCGGCGGTGTCGAAGTCCACTATGACGGCCCCACCGACGGCTCCCCCGAAAAGGCCGCGGCCATGATCCAGAAGTGGGCCCTCAAAGGTGCGGACGTCATCGCCGTTTCGGTGAACGATCCGGCCGTGCTCGGCCCTGCCCTTAAAGAGGCGCGGGACAAAGGCGTCAAAGTCATCACGTGGGACGCCGATGCCGACGCGTCGAGCCGGGACTACTTCGTCAACCAGGCCACGGCCGAACAGATCGGTTTCGGGCTCGTGGATACGATGGCCAAGGACATCGGCGAGGCGGGTGGCGACGTCGCGATCGTCACGGCCCGGCTGACGGCGGCCAATCAGAACGAGTGGATGAAGCACATGAAAGTGCGGCTCGAGAAGTACCCCAACCTCAAGCTCGTGGCGACCAAGGCCTCGAACGAAGACCAGAAGTTGGCCTTCGAAGTCACGACCGACCTCATGAAGGCCTATCCCAATCTGAAGGGCGTCTTCGCGATCAGTTCTGTCGCCTTTCCCGGAGCGGCTGAAGCGGTCAAGCAGGCCGGAAAAGCCGGCCAAGTCATGGTCACGGGCCTCTCGACGCCGAACGACATGCGGGCCTTCGTCAAGGACGGGACGGTCAAGTCCGTCTTGCTTTGGAACACGAAGGACCTCGGGTTCTTGACGGTGGAGGTGGCCAAAGCACTCGCCACGGGAGAGCTGAAGCCGGGCGCGACCGAATTCGATTCGAAACGGCTCGGCAAGCGGGCGGTCAAGGGCGACAACGTCCTCCTCGGCGACCCGATGGTCTTCACCAAAGAGAACATCGACCGGTTCCAATTCTAA
- a CDS encoding ABC transporter permease, whose protein sequence is MSRFRSGHEALLAVLLLALLIGARVADPSFVTWRTQAELSGLVWETALIAIPMTLVMLTGGIDLSVGAAMSLASVGFGLTFERTGSPWAGLAVGVVTGALCGWANGLFVAKAKIAPLIVTLATMSAFYGLAEGLSHARPISGFPGSYASAMGGALPSLLFLAALVAAAAVLALTPGGQVLFAIGHNETATRMSGVKVDRVKTCAYVLTGLAAGTAAVLYAARRNTVKADIGQGMELDVITAVVLGGTSVFGGRGSVVGTTLGVLLVHETRQFVSWHWERDELNLIVIAALLVVATAAASLRNRNRSIG, encoded by the coding sequence ATGAGTCGGTTCCGATCGGGCCATGAAGCGCTTCTGGCCGTCCTCTTGCTGGCTCTTCTTATCGGCGCCAGGGTCGCGGACCCCTCGTTCGTCACATGGAGGACGCAGGCCGAGCTCTCCGGGCTTGTCTGGGAGACGGCCCTGATCGCAATCCCGATGACGCTGGTCATGCTGACGGGCGGGATCGACCTCTCCGTGGGCGCGGCGATGTCTTTGGCATCGGTCGGATTCGGTCTGACGTTCGAGCGGACGGGATCCCCTTGGGCGGGCCTGGCCGTCGGGGTCGTGACCGGCGCGCTCTGTGGATGGGCCAACGGGCTCTTCGTCGCCAAAGCAAAGATCGCTCCCCTGATCGTGACCCTGGCGACGATGTCCGCCTTCTATGGCCTTGCGGAGGGCCTCAGCCACGCCCGACCGATCTCCGGATTCCCAGGCTCCTACGCGTCAGCAATGGGTGGGGCCCTCCCTTCCCTGCTCTTCCTTGCGGCTCTGGTCGCCGCCGCCGCAGTGCTCGCTCTGACCCCCGGCGGGCAAGTCCTGTTCGCGATCGGTCACAACGAAACGGCCACCCGGATGTCTGGAGTCAAAGTCGACCGAGTGAAGACTTGCGCCTATGTCCTCACGGGTCTGGCGGCCGGAACAGCGGCCGTCCTCTACGCGGCTCGACGGAACACGGTCAAGGCCGACATCGGCCAAGGAATGGAACTCGACGTGATCACCGCCGTCGTCTTGGGCGGGACGAGCGTTTTCGGGGGCCGTGGAAGCGTGGTCGGTACGACCCTTGGGGTGTTGCTCGTCCATGAAACGCGACAGTTCGTCAGTTGGCATTGGGAACGTGACGAACTCAATCTGATCGTCATCGCGGCCCTCCTGGTCGTCGCGACGGCCGCTGCTTCACTCCGAAACCGCAACCGGTCCATCGGATAG
- a CDS encoding ABC transporter permease, with translation MKSLLARRETGILGLVLVAMIVVQAVNPLFLSAVNVRDLLVQNAPFAIVACGMTLVVVVGEIDVSVGAMAGLLASVLGTLSSPTLGGWSPPAAIAVTLGLGGVLGLANGLLVSLVRLPSIIVTLAALSLYRGCTEVMLGGKWITDLPPGLRTIGTGALAGVPVPVIAATAVVALAATAAVWTPFGRRAYAVGSDPHAADVTGLRKGRIKLVSFVLLGVLTALATVVSVPRLSVIESGFGTGWELFVITCVVVGGVSITGGRGSVIGALFGVFLLGTVRTELVYLRLGDQATYWERAVQGLFILGAVVADRIVESRSEREALAT, from the coding sequence GTGAAGTCCCTTCTCGCGCGACGCGAGACCGGAATCCTCGGACTCGTCCTGGTCGCGATGATCGTCGTCCAAGCGGTCAACCCGTTGTTCCTCTCAGCGGTCAACGTCCGCGACCTGCTCGTTCAGAACGCACCTTTCGCCATCGTCGCGTGCGGCATGACGCTGGTCGTCGTCGTCGGTGAGATCGACGTTTCCGTCGGAGCGATGGCGGGCCTTCTCGCGTCGGTACTTGGGACCTTGAGTTCTCCGACTCTCGGAGGTTGGAGCCCACCGGCGGCGATCGCCGTGACTCTCGGTCTGGGAGGCGTTCTCGGACTTGCAAACGGCCTCCTCGTCAGCCTGGTCCGGCTCCCGTCGATCATCGTGACTTTGGCCGCCCTGTCGCTCTATCGCGGCTGTACGGAGGTCATGTTGGGAGGCAAGTGGATCACGGACCTGCCTCCCGGGCTCCGGACGATCGGGACCGGGGCGCTCGCCGGCGTCCCTGTCCCCGTGATCGCGGCTACGGCGGTAGTGGCCCTTGCCGCGACCGCGGCTGTTTGGACGCCGTTCGGTCGACGGGCGTACGCCGTAGGAAGCGACCCGCATGCGGCGGACGTGACGGGCCTGCGGAAAGGCCGGATCAAGCTCGTCTCCTTCGTCCTGCTCGGAGTGTTGACGGCCCTCGCGACGGTGGTCTCGGTCCCCCGGCTTTCCGTGATCGAGTCTGGATTCGGAACCGGCTGGGAGTTGTTCGTCATCACGTGCGTCGTGGTCGGCGGTGTTTCGATCACGGGAGGACGGGGCAGCGTCATCGGCGCCTTGTTCGGCGTTTTCCTCCTCGGCACGGTGCGTACGGAACTCGTTTACCTTCGCCTGGGCGATCAAGCCACCTATTGGGAGCGGGCGGTCCAAGGCCTGTTCATCCTTGGGGCCGTCGTCGCCGACCGGATCGTCGAATCCCGGTCCGAAAGGGAGGCGTTGGCCACATGA
- a CDS encoding sugar ABC transporter ATP-binding protein, with product MRMAGTPLLDVNDVAKSYDGAAALSGVTLHVGSAEVRGLVGENGAGKSTLIKVLTGSVRPDRGTALFDGRPIPFGDPLGCARAGIGVIHQEPTLFPDLSIEDNLALGREKTWARGLVLDRRSSRAEAARLMDALGQDLPFGVPVGRFSIAHRQMVAVARALAAECRLLIMDEPTASLSPREAKTLHETVRRLNGQGVSVLFVSHRLEEVLQLCHSVTVLRDGAIVETRPATDFDHGSLIRSMIGRDVPPHEPRPSARGPVALRARSLGRKGAIDDVSFDVHAGEVLGIGGLVGSGRTETVRILAGLDRADRGHVEANGSRLKPGDLGAALKAGIALVPEDRRSEGLVLPLSVRTNLVLAVRDRLARAGLIARKAEEAVVTEQTAELRIKTAGPGLPVAALSGGNQQKVVVGKWLSTRPKVVILDEPTRGVDIGAKSEIHRIVRGLADSGQAVIVVSSDLPELLSISDRILVMAQGKIAGEVSAADATEERVMALSFSGGAP from the coding sequence GTGCGGATGGCCGGGACGCCGCTCCTTGACGTGAACGACGTCGCCAAGTCGTACGACGGGGCAGCGGCCCTCAGCGGCGTCACCCTCCACGTCGGGTCCGCCGAAGTCCGTGGTTTGGTCGGCGAGAACGGAGCCGGAAAGTCGACCCTGATCAAAGTCCTGACCGGATCCGTCCGACCCGACCGAGGAACGGCCTTGTTCGATGGAAGGCCGATCCCGTTCGGTGACCCGCTCGGTTGCGCCAGGGCCGGTATCGGTGTCATCCATCAAGAACCCACCCTGTTCCCGGACCTCTCCATCGAAGACAACCTTGCTCTGGGTCGGGAAAAGACCTGGGCCAGGGGACTCGTGCTCGACCGAAGGTCTTCGCGCGCCGAAGCGGCCCGACTCATGGACGCCCTCGGGCAAGACCTTCCGTTCGGCGTCCCGGTGGGTCGGTTTTCGATCGCTCACCGGCAGATGGTCGCGGTCGCTCGGGCCCTTGCGGCGGAATGCAGGCTCCTGATCATGGACGAGCCCACAGCATCGCTCTCTCCTCGTGAAGCGAAGACGCTGCACGAGACCGTGAGACGGTTGAACGGCCAAGGCGTCTCCGTCCTCTTCGTCAGCCACCGCCTCGAGGAAGTCCTGCAGTTGTGCCATTCGGTCACGGTGTTGCGCGACGGAGCGATCGTCGAGACCCGCCCAGCGACGGACTTCGACCATGGGAGCCTGATACGGTCCATGATCGGTCGCGACGTCCCGCCACACGAACCCCGCCCGTCCGCACGCGGCCCGGTGGCCCTTCGAGCGCGGAGCCTCGGTCGGAAGGGAGCGATCGACGACGTCAGCTTCGACGTCCACGCCGGCGAGGTGCTCGGGATAGGGGGCCTGGTCGGATCCGGCCGGACCGAGACGGTCCGGATCTTGGCCGGACTCGATCGCGCCGATCGGGGCCATGTCGAAGCGAACGGTTCCCGGTTAAAACCGGGCGACCTTGGTGCGGCTTTGAAGGCGGGGATCGCGCTCGTCCCGGAGGATCGGCGGTCCGAAGGCCTTGTCCTTCCTCTCAGTGTCCGGACGAACCTTGTCCTGGCCGTTCGCGACCGTCTTGCTCGGGCCGGGCTGATCGCTCGAAAGGCGGAGGAAGCCGTCGTCACCGAGCAGACAGCGGAACTCCGCATCAAAACGGCTGGACCCGGACTGCCCGTGGCCGCGCTCTCGGGCGGAAACCAACAAAAGGTCGTCGTCGGTAAGTGGTTGTCCACCCGACCGAAGGTGGTCATCCTCGACGAGCCGACGCGCGGCGTCGACATCGGAGCGAAGTCCGAAATCCACCGGATCGTCCGTGGACTTGCCGATTCGGGCCAGGCGGTGATCGTGGTGTCGTCCGACCTCCCCGAACTCTTGTCGATCAGCGACCGGATCCTCGTGATGGCCCAAGGCAAGATCGCCGGCGAAGTCTCGGCGGCCGATGCCACAGAGGAACGGGTCATGGCCCTCTCGTTTTCCGGGGGCGCACCGTGA
- a CDS encoding prepilin-type N-terminal cleavage/methylation domain-containing protein, with amino-acid sequence MSRLKQRGFTLVELLTVIAIIAILAAMFMPVIQSARLAAFKTLSGKNLSQISTAAILYSNDCDQVMPPVYTHGAPVNGGTQEIIGTDQVVMPYIQTERLWGSPVDSTYRATADPSFYNDGDYMKRSIKRSYQFIGNVITKRANGYDVDTGMGVGFPTGYWDMPGRAQSSYEIPAQTVFMVEGWRGDYEYSTVGSIYYNAVWSCLTWMFPGRPKDNDSGWKSMIHPSCHQEYEDSRSNPGYFGGKGLYTFADSHLAMLTWQKVAMNDFELLRAVGRSR; translated from the coding sequence ATGTCGCGTTTGAAGCAAAGAGGCTTTACACTGGTGGAACTTCTGACGGTCATCGCGATCATCGCGATCTTGGCCGCGATGTTCATGCCCGTAATTCAAAGCGCGCGCCTCGCCGCGTTCAAGACGCTCTCGGGGAAAAACCTCAGCCAGATTTCGACCGCCGCCATCCTCTACTCGAACGACTGCGACCAGGTCATGCCTCCCGTTTACACCCACGGGGCGCCGGTGAACGGCGGGACACAGGAGATCATCGGAACCGACCAGGTCGTGATGCCGTACATCCAGACCGAACGTCTCTGGGGAAGCCCGGTCGATTCTACGTACCGGGCGACGGCCGACCCGAGCTTCTACAACGACGGCGACTACATGAAGCGCTCCATCAAGCGCAGCTACCAGTTCATCGGCAACGTCATCACGAAACGCGCGAACGGGTACGACGTCGACACCGGAATGGGCGTCGGGTTCCCGACGGGGTACTGGGACATGCCGGGACGGGCACAGTCCTCCTACGAGATCCCGGCCCAAACGGTCTTCATGGTCGAAGGCTGGCGCGGCGACTACGAGTACAGCACCGTCGGCAGCATCTACTACAACGCCGTTTGGTCGTGTCTCACCTGGATGTTCCCGGGCCGCCCCAAAGACAACGATTCCGGCTGGAAGTCGATGATCCACCCTTCGTGCCATCAAGAGTACGAAGACTCGCGTTCGAATCCCGGTTACTTCGGCGGAAAGGGGCTGTACACGTTCGCCGATTCGCACCTGGCGATGCTGACGTGGCAGAAAGTCGCGATGAACGATTTCGAGCTCCTTCGTGCGGTCGGCCGTAGCCGCTGA
- a CDS encoding prepilin-type N-terminal cleavage/methylation domain-containing protein, whose product MSVRKGFTLIELLVVIAIIAILAAILFPVFNAAKRAAYQTQSSSNAKQIVLAATMYSNDNDDLCPPVYTHGPMVNGGGQDIIYADQILMSYVKSEKIWASSVDDAKRNDPVVGNYTWAYNDGDLMKKQLKRSYAFVGNIMTKTKNGYDPDTGMGVGFPSGYWDQPGRSLTSYEKPAETAMLVEAWSPSDPYNYVGSIYYAAVWNCWSWMLPGRPKDYATIVADLVPASCTAQWDQFKSNPGYAKSKGVYAFADGHVGLLTWDRAVADEFEVFRAVNKKS is encoded by the coding sequence ATGAGTGTGCGAAAGGGCTTTACTCTCATCGAACTGCTGGTCGTGATCGCCATCATCGCGATCCTAGCGGCCATCTTGTTCCCGGTTTTTAATGCTGCCAAAAGAGCGGCGTACCAAACCCAATCTTCGAGCAACGCCAAGCAGATCGTCTTGGCCGCCACGATGTACTCGAACGACAACGACGACCTATGCCCCCCGGTCTACACCCACGGGCCGATGGTCAACGGTGGCGGACAGGACATCATCTACGCCGACCAGATCCTGATGAGCTATGTGAAGTCGGAAAAGATCTGGGCGAGCTCGGTCGACGACGCTAAGCGGAACGACCCGGTCGTGGGCAACTACACCTGGGCCTATAACGACGGCGACCTGATGAAGAAGCAGCTCAAGCGCAGCTACGCCTTCGTCGGCAACATCATGACCAAGACCAAGAACGGTTACGACCCCGATACGGGCATGGGCGTCGGCTTCCCGTCCGGTTATTGGGACCAACCGGGCCGGTCGTTGACCTCCTACGAAAAGCCGGCCGAGACCGCCATGCTCGTCGAGGCCTGGAGCCCGAGCGATCCGTACAACTATGTCGGCAGCATCTACTACGCCGCCGTCTGGAACTGCTGGTCGTGGATGCTTCCTGGCCGTCCGAAAGACTACGCGACGATCGTCGCCGACCTCGTGCCCGCCTCGTGCACCGCGCAGTGGGACCAGTTCAAATCGAACCCGGGATACGCCAAGAGCAAAGGCGTCTACGCCTTCGCGGACGGTCACGTAGGACTGCTGACGTGGGACAGGGCCGTCGCGGACGAGTTCGAAGTCTTCCGCGCCGTCAACAAGAAGAGCTGA
- the carB gene encoding carbamoyl-phosphate synthase large subunit: MKILVIGSGPIVIGQAAEFDYAGTQACKSLREEGHTVVLVNSNPATIMTDEETAEAVYIEPLTPEFCERVIARERPEGLLPTLGGQTGLNLASQLAELGILEKYGVRLLGTQLDAIRKAEDRELFRSLMREIKEPVPESWIVESEAELEALLEIVPYPCIVRPAYTLGGTGGGVANDREELWETGRKGLALSMRSQIMVERSLLGWKEVEYEVMRDSKGNCITVCNMENLDPMGVHTGDSIVVAPSQTLSDIEYHMLRSASLKIIQALGIEGGCNVQLAVNPDSFDYYVIEVNPRVSRSSALASKATGYPIARVAAKIAVGKSLDEIDNAVTKKTKACFEPALDYCVVKIPRWPFDKFTSGDRRLGTQMKATGEVMAIDRSFEAALLKAVRGLEVKSKDLFSAKMSSLDDDALKEALRVPTDERLWALAEALRRGWPVTEVRALSRVDLWFLRKIQAMVRDDAGTPSVTKTVYKMVDTCAGEFESHTPYFYATVGDASDDAGS; encoded by the coding sequence ATGAAGATCCTCGTCATCGGTAGCGGACCCATCGTCATCGGCCAGGCGGCCGAATTCGACTATGCAGGCACCCAGGCGTGCAAGTCCCTCCGCGAAGAAGGGCACACCGTCGTCCTCGTCAATTCCAATCCGGCGACGATCATGACCGACGAGGAAACGGCGGAAGCCGTCTACATCGAACCGCTGACCCCCGAGTTCTGCGAACGCGTCATCGCCCGAGAACGTCCCGAAGGGCTCTTGCCGACGTTGGGCGGGCAGACGGGGCTCAATCTGGCGTCCCAACTGGCCGAGCTCGGGATCCTCGAAAAGTACGGTGTCCGGCTCCTCGGCACGCAGCTCGATGCGATCCGTAAGGCCGAGGACCGAGAGCTCTTCCGTTCGTTGATGCGAGAGATCAAAGAGCCCGTTCCCGAGAGCTGGATCGTCGAATCCGAAGCGGAACTTGAAGCCCTGTTGGAGATCGTCCCCTACCCCTGCATCGTCCGCCCGGCGTATACGTTGGGCGGGACGGGGGGAGGCGTCGCGAACGACCGTGAGGAGCTGTGGGAGACGGGCCGAAAGGGCTTAGCCTTGTCGATGAGGTCGCAGATCATGGTCGAACGCTCGCTCCTCGGTTGGAAGGAGGTCGAATACGAGGTCATGCGGGACTCGAAGGGGAACTGCATCACCGTCTGCAACATGGAGAACCTGGACCCGATGGGTGTCCACACCGGGGACTCGATCGTCGTCGCTCCGTCCCAGACCCTGAGCGACATCGAGTACCACATGCTCCGGTCGGCTTCGCTCAAGATCATCCAGGCCCTAGGGATCGAAGGCGGGTGCAACGTCCAGCTCGCGGTCAACCCGGATTCTTTCGACTACTACGTCATCGAAGTCAACCCCCGTGTTTCACGGTCGTCCGCCCTGGCCTCCAAGGCGACCGGCTATCCGATCGCGCGGGTCGCGGCCAAGATCGCCGTCGGAAAGTCCCTTGACGAGATCGACAACGCCGTCACGAAGAAGACGAAGGCGTGCTTCGAGCCGGCCCTGGACTACTGCGTCGTCAAAATCCCGCGATGGCCCTTCGACAAGTTCACTTCGGGCGACCGGAGGTTGGGCACCCAGATGAAGGCGACGGGCGAAGTCATGGCGATCGACCGGTCGTTCGAGGCGGCGCTACTTAAGGCCGTCCGGGGCCTGGAAGTCAAGTCGAAAGACCTCTTTTCGGCCAAGATGTCCTCGCTGGACGACGACGCCCTCAAAGAAGCGCTCCGCGTACCTACCGACGAACGGTTGTGGGCTCTCGCTGAGGCCTTGAGACGAGGTTGGCCCGTCACAGAAGTCCGGGCGCTGAGCCGCGTCGACCTGTGGTTCCTGAGAAAGATCCAGGCCATGGTGCGTGACGATGCCGGGACACCCTCAGTGACGAAGACCGTCTACAAAATGGTGGACACCTGCGCAGGCGAGTTCGAGTCTCACACCCCCTACTTCTATGCGACCGTCGGTGACGCCAGCGACGACGCTGGCTCCTAG
- a CDS encoding beta-lactamase family protein has protein sequence MNRGPLQEAVESARRTGLFTCASWAVFDRSVCETGATGVVGGRPVLDSTCFDLASLTKVLATTSLAHALSVRGGLDLDGSVSAVLREFPHGEVTFRHLLEHRSGLPAYLDLAGAVTSPEEAWSQIVSSPCRNRPGDVTDYSCLGFIVLGRAIEKLSAERLDTAFAVGVAGPLGLKETAFRSTLTPDGSVPPTSKAEAWRGLPSPWIQGIVHDPLAFVLGGVSGNAGLFGSARDVGRFGQTVLQGRAPLQTLGSEGWARRDDESRPRGLGWDFKSADGTSAGCTMSWKTFGHTGFTGTSLWIDPVARSGAALLTNAVLTLPDREALRRFRSTFCDLAAKAVAAQTS, from the coding sequence GTGAACCGTGGCCCCCTACAGGAAGCCGTCGAAAGCGCACGAAGGACCGGACTGTTCACCTGTGCGTCTTGGGCGGTCTTCGACCGGTCCGTCTGTGAGACCGGTGCGACCGGCGTCGTGGGGGGACGGCCCGTCCTCGATTCCACCTGCTTCGACTTGGCCAGCCTGACCAAGGTCTTGGCCACGACGAGCCTGGCCCACGCTTTGTCAGTACGGGGAGGACTGGACCTCGACGGGTCTGTGTCCGCAGTCCTTCGCGAGTTCCCTCACGGGGAGGTCACGTTCCGCCATTTGCTGGAGCACCGGTCCGGGCTGCCTGCCTACTTGGATCTGGCCGGCGCTGTGACGTCGCCAGAAGAGGCTTGGTCGCAAATCGTCTCGAGTCCGTGTCGGAACCGACCAGGGGACGTCACGGACTATAGCTGCCTCGGCTTCATCGTTTTGGGGAGGGCCATCGAAAAGTTGTCCGCCGAACGCCTCGACACTGCGTTCGCGGTCGGCGTGGCCGGGCCCCTTGGATTGAAGGAGACGGCCTTTAGGAGCACGTTGACGCCTGACGGATCCGTTCCTCCGACGTCAAAGGCCGAAGCTTGGAGGGGGCTCCCGAGTCCCTGGATCCAGGGGATCGTCCACGACCCCTTGGCGTTCGTCCTCGGCGGAGTCTCTGGCAACGCGGGCCTCTTCGGTTCCGCCCGAGACGTGGGCCGGTTCGGACAAACCGTTCTGCAAGGTCGTGCGCCCTTGCAGACGCTCGGCTCCGAAGGTTGGGCTCGACGCGACGATGAGAGCCGACCGCGGGGGTTAGGGTGGGATTTCAAGTCCGCCGATGGGACTTCGGCGGGTTGCACGATGTCGTGGAAGACGTTCGGTCACACGGGCTTCACGGGGACGTCACTCTGGATCGATCCCGTCGCGAGGTCCGGCGCGGCACTATTGACGAACGCGGTCCTGACCCTTCCGGACCGGGAGGCTCTGAGAAGGTTCCGGTCGACGTTCTGTGACTTAGCCGCGAAAGCCGTCGCGGCCCAGACGTCATGA
- a CDS encoding FAD-binding protein: MKTLFVAFESDDESRAGGFCEALGQPWDSVHVPADALSDAAATAVQAAVQGHTHIAAVSSMRSKDVMARVAGLLDCGMVTDVTAVVSPTVFERPIIAGTVTATVEATASPVVLTFRPSSFPASGQGPASSTPLTVGPSLVQRTATNVRGGSRPDLTQAKRVVSGGRPLKDAETFERVIGGLADKLGGAVGATRAAVDSGIAPNELQVGQTGKIVAPDLYIAAGISGSTQHMAGIKDSKCIVAINKDPDAPIFEFADFGLVADLYDAVPELEKSL, translated from the coding sequence TTGAAAACGCTGTTCGTGGCTTTCGAATCCGACGATGAGTCGCGGGCCGGAGGCTTCTGCGAGGCGCTCGGTCAACCTTGGGACTCGGTCCATGTGCCCGCTGACGCCCTTTCGGACGCGGCGGCGACCGCCGTCCAGGCCGCTGTTCAGGGCCATACCCACATTGCGGCCGTGTCCTCGATGCGGTCCAAGGACGTGATGGCCCGCGTCGCGGGTCTTTTGGACTGCGGCATGGTCACCGACGTCACGGCGGTCGTCTCTCCGACGGTGTTCGAGCGGCCGATCATCGCCGGGACCGTGACGGCCACTGTCGAAGCGACGGCGTCCCCGGTCGTCTTGACGTTCCGACCGAGTTCGTTCCCCGCATCCGGACAAGGTCCGGCGTCGTCTACGCCACTGACGGTCGGACCCTCGCTCGTGCAAAGGACCGCGACGAACGTCCGGGGCGGCAGTAGACCGGACTTGACCCAGGCCAAGCGCGTCGTCTCAGGCGGACGGCCGCTCAAAGACGCGGAAACTTTCGAGCGGGTGATCGGGGGTCTGGCCGACAAGCTCGGCGGGGCGGTCGGCGCGACCCGTGCCGCCGTCGACTCGGGTATCGCCCCGAACGAACTTCAGGTCGGTCAGACAGGCAAGATCGTCGCCCCGGACCTCTACATCGCCGCCGGGATCAGCGGATCGACGCAGCATATGGCGGGGATCAAGGACAGCAAGTGCATCGTCGCGATCAACAAGGATCCGGACGCTCCGATCTTCGAGTTCGCGGACTTCGGCCTGGTCGCCGACCTGTACGACGCTGTACCCGAACTCGAAAAGTCGCTGTGA